In Acropora muricata isolate sample 2 chromosome 11, ASM3666990v1, whole genome shotgun sequence, one DNA window encodes the following:
- the LOC136889509 gene encoding uncharacterized protein translates to MEREMEFEESDQKKEVKAKLAKEERASGGGEVLQSEGDKLVEELITVRHEAEKKGEDQSEAKREAVVNEKKQALEMRDRALERIVETRNRNEEERAEEKRTVGRKRTRSGGDMLEWLRERAESDLEIKKQEMKEERGKRSYGGYKARTTATAGANSSSFAATTALSATAAAAETTTAICLNATANDWYVSTTTTTNAGSAVFSKKKGI, encoded by the exons atggaga GAGAAATGGAGTTTGAAGAAAGTGACCAGAAAAA AGAAGTAAAGGCAAAACTGGCTAAAGAAGAAAGAGCAAGTGGTGGAGGTGAGGTACTCCAAAGTGAGGGTGATAAACTGGTGGAAGAGCTAATTACTGTTAGACATGAGGCAGAGAAGAAAGGGGAAGACCAAAGTGAGGCAAAGAGAGAAGCTGTTGTAAATGAAAAGAAGCAGGCATTGGAGATGAGAGACAGGGCCCTTGAAAGGATAGTAGAAACAAGAAATAGAAATGAAGAGGAGAGGGCAGAAGAAAAGAGGACAGTTGGAAGAAAGAGAACAAGATCAGGAGGTGACATGCTGGAATGGTTGAGAGAAAGGGCAGAGTCAGATTTAGAAATAAAGAAGCAGGAGATGAAAGAAGAGAGAGGAAAGAGAAGCTATGGAGGCTACAAGGCtagaacaacagcaacagcaggAGCAAATTCTTCAAGTTTTGCAGCAACAACAGCACTatcagcaacagcagcagcagcagaaacaacaacagcaatttGCCTTAATGCAACAGCAAATGATTGGTatgtttcaacaacaacaacaacaaatgcagGCTCTGCTgtcttttctaaaaaaaaaggaatataa
- the LOC136890087 gene encoding sushi, von Willebrand factor type A, EGF and pentraxin domain-containing protein 1-like isoform X1 — MFCFTFHLCTGWPQDPTRNLSAKTRAMKTVPYLIYCANLMLLSGACTNVLHLPFNDVYDDLVSDSSINSNDGITHGCVQVNHGRLANREMGCAPYVRMNSGYITLNGNNFRGKPMHGVTMAVWVKLSSVGGDHSIFCTIGGKASTHTWGQYHFEVNGGKVRWFHRNEKKTTVFSVVTDAIIQANNWTHIAGTYDSGTGAARVYVNGKLVKHTQGSGTLSQDWETFAGIGRQGSSSSYPRTLGGYLDEFSMYDRALKPQEVARMYTICKT, encoded by the exons ATGTTCTGCTTCACGTTTCATTTGTGTACCGGATGGCCCCAAG ATCCAACAAGGAATCTTTCTGCCAAGACCAGAGCTATGAAAACTGTGCCATACCTCATTTACTGCGCTAATCTGATGCTTCTGTCTGGTGCATGTACAAACG tcttGCACTTGCCCTTCAATGATGTTTATGACGACTTGGTCAGTGACAGTTCAATAAATTCCAACGATGGCATTACGCACGGGTGTGTTCAAGTGAATCATGGGAGACTTGCCAATCGCGAGATGGGTTGCGCGCCCTACGTACGTATGAACAGCGGTTACATTACCCTGAATGGAAACAACTTCCGCGGGAAGCCGATGCACGGCGTTACAATGGCAGTATGGGTGAAGCTATCCTCAGTTGGCGGGGATCATTCAATTTTCTGCACAATTGGCGGCAAAGCCTCCACCCACACGTGGGGACAATACCATTTTGAGGTAAATGGTGGCAAAGTGCGCTGGTTTCATCGCAACGAGAAAAAAACTACTGTGTTTTCGGTAGTAACTGACGCTATTATTCAAGCAAACAATTGGACACATATTGCAG GGACATACGACTCTGGAACCGGAGCAGCGCGTGTGTACGTTAATGGAAAACTGGTCAAACATACACAAGGTTCAGGGACTCTCTCTCAAGACTGGGAAACGTTTGCTGGAATTGGCAGACAAGGGTCTTCCAGCTCGTATCCCCGGACACTTGGAGGATACCTTGACGAGTTCAGCATGTACGACCGCGCACTCAAGCCACAGGAAGTCGCGAGAATGTACACGATCTGTAAAACCTAA
- the LOC136890087 gene encoding sushi, von Willebrand factor type A, EGF and pentraxin domain-containing protein 1-like isoform X2 has product MKTVPYLIYCANLMLLSGACTNVLHLPFNDVYDDLVSDSSINSNDGITHGCVQVNHGRLANREMGCAPYVRMNSGYITLNGNNFRGKPMHGVTMAVWVKLSSVGGDHSIFCTIGGKASTHTWGQYHFEVNGGKVRWFHRNEKKTTVFSVVTDAIIQANNWTHIAGTYDSGTGAARVYVNGKLVKHTQGSGTLSQDWETFAGIGRQGSSSSYPRTLGGYLDEFSMYDRALKPQEVARMYTICKT; this is encoded by the exons ATGAAAACTGTGCCATACCTCATTTACTGCGCTAATCTGATGCTTCTGTCTGGTGCATGTACAAACG tcttGCACTTGCCCTTCAATGATGTTTATGACGACTTGGTCAGTGACAGTTCAATAAATTCCAACGATGGCATTACGCACGGGTGTGTTCAAGTGAATCATGGGAGACTTGCCAATCGCGAGATGGGTTGCGCGCCCTACGTACGTATGAACAGCGGTTACATTACCCTGAATGGAAACAACTTCCGCGGGAAGCCGATGCACGGCGTTACAATGGCAGTATGGGTGAAGCTATCCTCAGTTGGCGGGGATCATTCAATTTTCTGCACAATTGGCGGCAAAGCCTCCACCCACACGTGGGGACAATACCATTTTGAGGTAAATGGTGGCAAAGTGCGCTGGTTTCATCGCAACGAGAAAAAAACTACTGTGTTTTCGGTAGTAACTGACGCTATTATTCAAGCAAACAATTGGACACATATTGCAG GGACATACGACTCTGGAACCGGAGCAGCGCGTGTGTACGTTAATGGAAAACTGGTCAAACATACACAAGGTTCAGGGACTCTCTCTCAAGACTGGGAAACGTTTGCTGGAATTGGCAGACAAGGGTCTTCCAGCTCGTATCCCCGGACACTTGGAGGATACCTTGACGAGTTCAGCATGTACGACCGCGCACTCAAGCCACAGGAAGTCGCGAGAATGTACACGATCTGTAAAACCTAA